The Acropora muricata isolate sample 2 chromosome 5, ASM3666990v1, whole genome shotgun sequence genome includes a window with the following:
- the LOC136916621 gene encoding dual 3',5'-cyclic-AMP and -GMP phosphodiesterase 11-like isoform X2: protein MANCCTKNEKKENVGIKLEGSNVEQNIEAWLDDHPDFVHSYFTRKASRTLIDSWLQSRSVRTPTPGGTPPASGSSTPVRKISASEFEGRGILKPLVNVVDGQATFLSPSEPLHRTRSPHRNRKSRVELQQLDEKELLMELVKDIANDLDVKSLCHKILQNVSILVNGDRCSLFLLEGPKDGPRFLVSKVFDVNAESKLEDMQGLEEIRIPLGTGIVGYTAATGEVVNIANAYEDPRFNQEIDQKTGYRTRSILCMPITDHYHGEIIGVAQVINKRGFLDHTFTREDEKVFSKYLVFCGIGITNAELYERAQLEIRRNQVLLDLARTIFEEQSTLHNIVQKIMMITQTLLQCERCSVLLVDPTSKTLFSQAFDLEARDYLNEDDQTVVKHRSCSKTEIRFPVNLGITGHVATTGETLNIPDAYKDERFDPSVDQASGFVTKTILCMPIKNGREEIIGVVQLLNKLDATSFNKNDENLFEAFAIFCGMAIQNTVMYENVNKAMAKQKVALEVLSYHAAAPLEEASKLKTCPLPSVSSFRLLDFGFDDAPICDQDTLLSTLAMVIDLKLHEHFNIDYQVLCRWILTVKKNYRPVMYHNWRHAFNVAQTMFSILKVDEFNKLFSPEEQFALLVACLSHDLDHRGTNNSFQIKSATPLAQLYSTSTMEHHHFDQCIMIINSQGNEIFGSLSAEEYNTMIKLVEQAIIATDLALYFQKRTEFFKKAEAGCEDWSTAENRELLRAMMMTACDLSAITKPWPVQRRTAFLVAEEFFQQGDLEQQELKATPMAMMDRRKKNELPQMQVGFIDSVCLPLYKAFAQMNSNLAPLKDGCRENKRQWQKLADEHKAEP, encoded by the exons ATGGCGAACTGTTGCACTAAGaacgagaaaaaagaaaatgtaggCATCAAGCTCGAAGGAAGCAACGTCGAACAAAACATAGAAGCGTGGCTGGATGACCATCCAGACTTCGTTCATTCTTATTTTACCCGTAAAGCAAGCAGGACGTTGATCGATTCTTGGCTTCAGTCTAGATCAGTAAGGACACCTACTCCTGGCGGTACACCGCCAGCTTCGGGTTCTTCGACGCCCGTTCGAAAAATATCTGCGTCTGAATTTGAAGGCAGAGGAATTTTAAAACCTCTGGTAAATGTTGTCGATGGCCAAGCGACTTTCCTTTCCCCTAGTGAACCTCTCCACAGAACTCGTTCGCCGCACAGAAACCGTAAATCTCGAGTGGAACTTCAGCAGCTCGACGAAAAGGAATTGCTAATGGAACTGGTCAAGGATATTGCAAATGATTTGGATGTTAAAAGTCTCTGTCACAAAATTCTACAAAATGTTAGTATTCTTGTTAACGGTGATCGCTGCTCGCTCTTTCTCCTTGAAGGCCCGAAAGATGGACCTCGATTCCTTGTATCGAAAGTTTTTGATGTCAATGCCGAATCAAAATTAGAGGACATGCAAGGCTTGGAAGAAATTCGAATTCCACTTGGTACAGGAATAGTGGGTTATACCGCCGCGACTGGAGAAGTCGTGAACATTGCGAACGCGTACGAG GATCCAAGATTTAACCAGGAAATTGATCAGAAAACTGGTTACCGCACAAGGAGCATTCTCTGTATGCCAATCACTGACCATTACCATGGAGAG ATTATTGGCGTTGCACAAGTAATAAATAAAAGAGGATTTTTAGATCACACTTTCACTAGGGAAGATGAAAAG GTATTTAGCAAATATCTTGTCTTTTGTGGAATTGGAATTACAAATGCAGAGCTTTATGAGAGAGCACAACTTGAAATTAGAAGAAACCAG GTTTTACTGGATCTAGCTAGAACAATTTTCGAGGAGCAAAGCACGCTTCACAACATTGTACAGAAAATTATGATGATCACGCAAACCTTACTTCAATGTGAAAGATGCTCTGTTCTTTTAGTCGACCCAACCTCAAAG ACCCTCTTTTCTCAAGCATTTGATTTGGAGGCTCGGGATTATTTGAATGAAGATGATCAAACTGTAGTCAAGCACAGATCATG CAGCAAGACAGAAATCAGGTTTCCTGTTAATTTAGGAATAACAGGCCATGTTGCTACAACAGGAGAG ACATTGAATATACCAGATGCCTATAAAGATGAGCGATTTGATCCTTCA GTTGACCAGGCTTCAGGATTTGTCACAAAGACCATTCTTTGTATGCCTATCAAGAATGGAAGAGAAGAAATTATTG GTGTGGTCCAGCTTTTGAATAAGTTGGATGCTacatcattcaacaaaaatgatgaaaatctTTTTGAG GCATTTGCGATCTTTTGTGGAATGGCAATCCAAAATACAGTGATGTATGAGAACGTAAACAAGGCCATGGCTAAGCAGAAAGTTGCACTTGAA GTTTTATCATACCATGCTGCAGCTCCTCTTGAGGAAGCGTCAAAATTGAAG ACCTGTCCTCTGCCGTCGGTCAGTTCCTTTCGTCTGTTGGATTTTGGCTTTGACGATGCGCCAATTTGTGATCAGGACACGCTCCTGAGCACGCTGGCCATGGTCATTGACCTAAAGTTACATGAACACTTTAACATTGATTACCAg gTTCTCTGTCGCTGGATTTTAACAGTTAAGAAGAACTACAGACCAGTGATGTATCATAACTGGAGACATGCATTCAATGTTGCGCAGACAATGTTTAGTATTCTCAAG GTCGATGAATTCAATAAGCTGTTTAGTCCAGAGGAGCAATTTGCTCTGTTGGTGGCTTGTTTGTCGCATGATTTGGACCACAGGGGAACAAACAACTCATTTCAGATAAA GAGTGCAACACCTTTGGCACAGTTATACAGCACTTCAACCATGGAACACCATCATTTTGATCAGTGTATAATGATCATTAATAGCCAG gGCAATGAAATTTTTGGATCCTTGTCAGCCGAGGAATACAACACAATGATCAAGCTTGTAGAGCAAGCCATCATTGCTACAGATCTGGCCTTGTATTTCCA AAAGAGGACAGAATTCTTCAAAAAGGCCGAAGCTGGGTGCGAAGATTGGTCAACCGCTGAAAACAGAGAACTATTAAG GGCAATGATGATGACAGCGTGTGATTTATCGGCAATAACGAAACCATGGCCAGTGCAAAGAAGG ACTGCTTTCCTTGTGGCCGAGGAGTTTTTTCAGCAAGGCGACCTCGAGCAACAAGAATTGAAAGCAACACCAATGGCAATGATGGACAGACGCAAGAAGAATGAGCTACCACAGATGCAAGTGGGGTTCATTGACTCTGTTTGTTTACCTCTATACAAG gCCTTTGCACAAATGAATTCAAATCTTGCACCTTTAAAAGACGGATGTAGAGAAAACAAACGACAATGGCAGAAGCTAGCCGATGAACATAAAGCAGAG CCTTAG
- the LOC136916621 gene encoding dual 3',5'-cyclic-AMP and -GMP phosphodiesterase 11-like isoform X3 gives MPITDHYHGEIIGVAQVINKRGFLDHTFTREDEKVFSKYLVFCGIGITNAELYERAQLEIRRNQVLLDLARTIFEEQSTLHNIVQKIMMITQTLLQCERCSVLLVDPTSKTLFSQAFDLEARDYLNEDDQTVVKHRSCSKTEIRFPVNLGITGHVATTGETLNIPDAYKDERFDPSVDQASGFVTKTILCMPIKNGREEIIGVVQLLNKLDATSFNKNDENLFEAFAIFCGMAIQNTVMYENVNKAMAKQKVALEVLSYHAAAPLEEASKLKTCPLPSVSSFRLLDFGFDDAPICDQDTLLSTLAMVIDLKLHEHFNIDYQVLCRWILTVKKNYRPVMYHNWRHAFNVAQTMFSILKVDEFNKLFSPEEQFALLVACLSHDLDHRGTNNSFQIKSATPLAQLYSTSTMEHHHFDQCIMIINSQGNEIFGSLSAEEYNTMIKLVEQAIIATDLALYFQKRTEFFKKAEAGCEDWSTAENRELLRAMMMTACDLSAITKPWPVQRRTAFLVAEEFFQQGDLEQQELKATPMAMMDRRKKNELPQMQVGFIDSVCLPLYKAFAQMNSNLAPLKDGCRENKRQWQKLADEHKAEIENHVWRKRQDAS, from the exons ATGCCAATCACTGACCATTACCATGGAGAG ATTATTGGCGTTGCACAAGTAATAAATAAAAGAGGATTTTTAGATCACACTTTCACTAGGGAAGATGAAAAG GTATTTAGCAAATATCTTGTCTTTTGTGGAATTGGAATTACAAATGCAGAGCTTTATGAGAGAGCACAACTTGAAATTAGAAGAAACCAG GTTTTACTGGATCTAGCTAGAACAATTTTCGAGGAGCAAAGCACGCTTCACAACATTGTACAGAAAATTATGATGATCACGCAAACCTTACTTCAATGTGAAAGATGCTCTGTTCTTTTAGTCGACCCAACCTCAAAG ACCCTCTTTTCTCAAGCATTTGATTTGGAGGCTCGGGATTATTTGAATGAAGATGATCAAACTGTAGTCAAGCACAGATCATG CAGCAAGACAGAAATCAGGTTTCCTGTTAATTTAGGAATAACAGGCCATGTTGCTACAACAGGAGAG ACATTGAATATACCAGATGCCTATAAAGATGAGCGATTTGATCCTTCA GTTGACCAGGCTTCAGGATTTGTCACAAAGACCATTCTTTGTATGCCTATCAAGAATGGAAGAGAAGAAATTATTG GTGTGGTCCAGCTTTTGAATAAGTTGGATGCTacatcattcaacaaaaatgatgaaaatctTTTTGAG GCATTTGCGATCTTTTGTGGAATGGCAATCCAAAATACAGTGATGTATGAGAACGTAAACAAGGCCATGGCTAAGCAGAAAGTTGCACTTGAA GTTTTATCATACCATGCTGCAGCTCCTCTTGAGGAAGCGTCAAAATTGAAG ACCTGTCCTCTGCCGTCGGTCAGTTCCTTTCGTCTGTTGGATTTTGGCTTTGACGATGCGCCAATTTGTGATCAGGACACGCTCCTGAGCACGCTGGCCATGGTCATTGACCTAAAGTTACATGAACACTTTAACATTGATTACCAg gTTCTCTGTCGCTGGATTTTAACAGTTAAGAAGAACTACAGACCAGTGATGTATCATAACTGGAGACATGCATTCAATGTTGCGCAGACAATGTTTAGTATTCTCAAG GTCGATGAATTCAATAAGCTGTTTAGTCCAGAGGAGCAATTTGCTCTGTTGGTGGCTTGTTTGTCGCATGATTTGGACCACAGGGGAACAAACAACTCATTTCAGATAAA GAGTGCAACACCTTTGGCACAGTTATACAGCACTTCAACCATGGAACACCATCATTTTGATCAGTGTATAATGATCATTAATAGCCAG gGCAATGAAATTTTTGGATCCTTGTCAGCCGAGGAATACAACACAATGATCAAGCTTGTAGAGCAAGCCATCATTGCTACAGATCTGGCCTTGTATTTCCA AAAGAGGACAGAATTCTTCAAAAAGGCCGAAGCTGGGTGCGAAGATTGGTCAACCGCTGAAAACAGAGAACTATTAAG GGCAATGATGATGACAGCGTGTGATTTATCGGCAATAACGAAACCATGGCCAGTGCAAAGAAGG ACTGCTTTCCTTGTGGCCGAGGAGTTTTTTCAGCAAGGCGACCTCGAGCAACAAGAATTGAAAGCAACACCAATGGCAATGATGGACAGACGCAAGAAGAATGAGCTACCACAGATGCAAGTGGGGTTCATTGACTCTGTTTGTTTACCTCTATACAAG gCCTTTGCACAAATGAATTCAAATCTTGCACCTTTAAAAGACGGATGTAGAGAAAACAAACGACAATGGCAGAAGCTAGCCGATGAACATAAAGCAGAG ATCGAAAATCACGTGTGGAGAAAGAGACAAGATGCGAGCTAA
- the LOC136916621 gene encoding dual 3',5'-cyclic-AMP and -GMP phosphodiesterase 11-like isoform X1, giving the protein MANCCTKNEKKENVGIKLEGSNVEQNIEAWLDDHPDFVHSYFTRKASRTLIDSWLQSRSVRTPTPGGTPPASGSSTPVRKISASEFEGRGILKPLVNVVDGQATFLSPSEPLHRTRSPHRNRKSRVELQQLDEKELLMELVKDIANDLDVKSLCHKILQNVSILVNGDRCSLFLLEGPKDGPRFLVSKVFDVNAESKLEDMQGLEEIRIPLGTGIVGYTAATGEVVNIANAYEDPRFNQEIDQKTGYRTRSILCMPITDHYHGEIIGVAQVINKRGFLDHTFTREDEKVFSKYLVFCGIGITNAELYERAQLEIRRNQVLLDLARTIFEEQSTLHNIVQKIMMITQTLLQCERCSVLLVDPTSKTLFSQAFDLEARDYLNEDDQTVVKHRSCSKTEIRFPVNLGITGHVATTGETLNIPDAYKDERFDPSVDQASGFVTKTILCMPIKNGREEIIGVVQLLNKLDATSFNKNDENLFEAFAIFCGMAIQNTVMYENVNKAMAKQKVALEVLSYHAAAPLEEASKLKTCPLPSVSSFRLLDFGFDDAPICDQDTLLSTLAMVIDLKLHEHFNIDYQVLCRWILTVKKNYRPVMYHNWRHAFNVAQTMFSILKVDEFNKLFSPEEQFALLVACLSHDLDHRGTNNSFQIKSATPLAQLYSTSTMEHHHFDQCIMIINSQGNEIFGSLSAEEYNTMIKLVEQAIIATDLALYFQKRTEFFKKAEAGCEDWSTAENRELLRAMMMTACDLSAITKPWPVQRRTAFLVAEEFFQQGDLEQQELKATPMAMMDRRKKNELPQMQVGFIDSVCLPLYKAFAQMNSNLAPLKDGCRENKRQWQKLADEHKAEIENHVWRKRQDAS; this is encoded by the exons ATGGCGAACTGTTGCACTAAGaacgagaaaaaagaaaatgtaggCATCAAGCTCGAAGGAAGCAACGTCGAACAAAACATAGAAGCGTGGCTGGATGACCATCCAGACTTCGTTCATTCTTATTTTACCCGTAAAGCAAGCAGGACGTTGATCGATTCTTGGCTTCAGTCTAGATCAGTAAGGACACCTACTCCTGGCGGTACACCGCCAGCTTCGGGTTCTTCGACGCCCGTTCGAAAAATATCTGCGTCTGAATTTGAAGGCAGAGGAATTTTAAAACCTCTGGTAAATGTTGTCGATGGCCAAGCGACTTTCCTTTCCCCTAGTGAACCTCTCCACAGAACTCGTTCGCCGCACAGAAACCGTAAATCTCGAGTGGAACTTCAGCAGCTCGACGAAAAGGAATTGCTAATGGAACTGGTCAAGGATATTGCAAATGATTTGGATGTTAAAAGTCTCTGTCACAAAATTCTACAAAATGTTAGTATTCTTGTTAACGGTGATCGCTGCTCGCTCTTTCTCCTTGAAGGCCCGAAAGATGGACCTCGATTCCTTGTATCGAAAGTTTTTGATGTCAATGCCGAATCAAAATTAGAGGACATGCAAGGCTTGGAAGAAATTCGAATTCCACTTGGTACAGGAATAGTGGGTTATACCGCCGCGACTGGAGAAGTCGTGAACATTGCGAACGCGTACGAG GATCCAAGATTTAACCAGGAAATTGATCAGAAAACTGGTTACCGCACAAGGAGCATTCTCTGTATGCCAATCACTGACCATTACCATGGAGAG ATTATTGGCGTTGCACAAGTAATAAATAAAAGAGGATTTTTAGATCACACTTTCACTAGGGAAGATGAAAAG GTATTTAGCAAATATCTTGTCTTTTGTGGAATTGGAATTACAAATGCAGAGCTTTATGAGAGAGCACAACTTGAAATTAGAAGAAACCAG GTTTTACTGGATCTAGCTAGAACAATTTTCGAGGAGCAAAGCACGCTTCACAACATTGTACAGAAAATTATGATGATCACGCAAACCTTACTTCAATGTGAAAGATGCTCTGTTCTTTTAGTCGACCCAACCTCAAAG ACCCTCTTTTCTCAAGCATTTGATTTGGAGGCTCGGGATTATTTGAATGAAGATGATCAAACTGTAGTCAAGCACAGATCATG CAGCAAGACAGAAATCAGGTTTCCTGTTAATTTAGGAATAACAGGCCATGTTGCTACAACAGGAGAG ACATTGAATATACCAGATGCCTATAAAGATGAGCGATTTGATCCTTCA GTTGACCAGGCTTCAGGATTTGTCACAAAGACCATTCTTTGTATGCCTATCAAGAATGGAAGAGAAGAAATTATTG GTGTGGTCCAGCTTTTGAATAAGTTGGATGCTacatcattcaacaaaaatgatgaaaatctTTTTGAG GCATTTGCGATCTTTTGTGGAATGGCAATCCAAAATACAGTGATGTATGAGAACGTAAACAAGGCCATGGCTAAGCAGAAAGTTGCACTTGAA GTTTTATCATACCATGCTGCAGCTCCTCTTGAGGAAGCGTCAAAATTGAAG ACCTGTCCTCTGCCGTCGGTCAGTTCCTTTCGTCTGTTGGATTTTGGCTTTGACGATGCGCCAATTTGTGATCAGGACACGCTCCTGAGCACGCTGGCCATGGTCATTGACCTAAAGTTACATGAACACTTTAACATTGATTACCAg gTTCTCTGTCGCTGGATTTTAACAGTTAAGAAGAACTACAGACCAGTGATGTATCATAACTGGAGACATGCATTCAATGTTGCGCAGACAATGTTTAGTATTCTCAAG GTCGATGAATTCAATAAGCTGTTTAGTCCAGAGGAGCAATTTGCTCTGTTGGTGGCTTGTTTGTCGCATGATTTGGACCACAGGGGAACAAACAACTCATTTCAGATAAA GAGTGCAACACCTTTGGCACAGTTATACAGCACTTCAACCATGGAACACCATCATTTTGATCAGTGTATAATGATCATTAATAGCCAG gGCAATGAAATTTTTGGATCCTTGTCAGCCGAGGAATACAACACAATGATCAAGCTTGTAGAGCAAGCCATCATTGCTACAGATCTGGCCTTGTATTTCCA AAAGAGGACAGAATTCTTCAAAAAGGCCGAAGCTGGGTGCGAAGATTGGTCAACCGCTGAAAACAGAGAACTATTAAG GGCAATGATGATGACAGCGTGTGATTTATCGGCAATAACGAAACCATGGCCAGTGCAAAGAAGG ACTGCTTTCCTTGTGGCCGAGGAGTTTTTTCAGCAAGGCGACCTCGAGCAACAAGAATTGAAAGCAACACCAATGGCAATGATGGACAGACGCAAGAAGAATGAGCTACCACAGATGCAAGTGGGGTTCATTGACTCTGTTTGTTTACCTCTATACAAG gCCTTTGCACAAATGAATTCAAATCTTGCACCTTTAAAAGACGGATGTAGAGAAAACAAACGACAATGGCAGAAGCTAGCCGATGAACATAAAGCAGAG ATCGAAAATCACGTGTGGAGAAAGAGACAAGATGCGAGCTAA
- the LOC136916622 gene encoding uncharacterized protein, translating into MAKKDCDSFVGKRLRINTAEGDYEGTVHSIDPVKRKLTLTKVVCRGTGSKLHGFHNFFGPELNSLELLDENDDREKYQETQDDNHNDMKVNSDPSGKGEETVYSNQSRPNKPSEGNVEGARRGIRKAFQDAGIGIDSKLGMKKTDVSSGSLSRDASDEGNRLLKKTPIEAEKYLSDMLSDEEEKENLSPGEVPTTVVVDSFGKTFEDAVKFVSKQRVIGVVCEGINLGRYGKLCWLVIGCSRVIYLFDVLTLGAACFDEGLQDILESGDILKVIHDCRQVSDALFHQYRLRLVNVFDTQVADVVIYKNEKAGELPRHVNGLIACLYEYLNLSPEHVHFQKVRLQFMQRKESIWAKRPCPESLLDAAAKHVMYLRELRLAQMERIMAEFIYGVDIYLSVVRDAKEINPKIKGQVLPSEFRSLNQFGYRLRSRRFDGDFHEDAVNGVPEDVLSNREAWNEGQEFAQEYKNKKGRVQERKYGPPKTTLPSLGGQTGDPLLQRPDGTLPTQVDRLRQTVRGNASGSDSEGSSVSSEGTSLSALVARELQEKAPTVKSAPVVVPPMALPVFKEDDFPPLSSSESEGPGSPPRPTATTNATKPNDGRQERHDVPRKPGDGPDSFGPQGISTLRASELLRESAAIRGRGRAGALLRHANMPALRLPTEDGPLRGGYENPKQTKAKEFYFPSDDELMAAPEIIPVPKHQISGGTQVRVRQT; encoded by the exons TTGTTTGTCGTGGCACTGGAAGCAAGCTTCAtggatttcataatttttttggtCCTGAGCTGAATAGTT TGGAGTTACttgatgaaaatgatgacaGAGAAAAATATCAAGAAACACA GGACGACAATCATAATGATATGAAAGTGAATTCAGATCCTTCCGGAAAGGGGGAAGAAACAGTTTATTCCAACCAGAGCAGGCCGAACAAACCTAGTGAGGGAAATGTTGAAGGTGCAAGGCGTGGAATCAGAAAAGCTTTTCAAGATGCTGGCATTGGTATTGATTCAAAATTAGGGATGAAAAAGACAGATGTGTCCAGTGGATCACTGTCTAGAGATGCCAGCGATGAGGGGAACAGGTTGCTCAAAAAGACTCCCATTGAAGCTGAAAAAT ATTTGTCTGACATGCTCTCAGATGAGGAGGAAAAGGAAAATCTGTCCCCTGGCGAGGTGCCTAcaactgttgttgttgattCCTTTGGAAAAACCTTTGAAGATGCT GTCAAGTTTGTCAGCAAGCAACGAGTGATTGGGGTAGTGTGTGAAGGAATCAATCTCGGAAGATACGGGAAACTTTGTTGGCTTGTT ATTGGTTGCAGCAGGGTTATTTACTTGTTTGACGTCCTCACACTTGGGGCGGCCTGTTTTGATGAAGGACTGCAGGATATTCttgagagtggcgacattttgaag GTGATTCATGATTGTCGGCAAGTCAGTGACGCCTTGTTTCACCAGTATCGCCTACGTCTCGTTAATGTCTTTGACACTCAG gtcgcAGATGTTGTTATTTACAAGAATGAGAAAGCTGGAGAGTTGCCCAG GCACGTCAATGGTCTGATTGCGTGTTTGTATGAATACCTTAATTTGTCGCCAGAACATGTCCACTTCCAGAAAGTGCGACTGCAGTTTATGCAG CGAAAGGAATCCATTTGGGCCAAGAGACCGTGCCCTGAATCTTTGTTAGATGCCGCAGCCAAG cATGTGATGTACCTCCGCGAGCTGCGCCTTGCGCAAATGGAACGCATAATGGCGGAGTTTATTTATGGCGTTGACATCTACCTGAGCGTAGTCAGAGATGCCAAAGAAATTAACCCAAAG ATCAAAGGTCAAGTGCTACCATCTGAATTCCGGTCACTTAACCAGTTTGGCTACCGCCTCCGTTCGAGACGCTTCGACGGAGACTTTCACGAAGACGCAGTGAACGGCGTACCGGAAGACGTGTTATCGAACCGAGAGGCATGGAACGAGGGACAAGAGTTCGCTCAAGAGTACAAGAATAAGAAAGGGCGGGTGCAGGAGAGGAAATATGGGCCTCCTAAAACGACCCTTCCCTCTCTCGGGGGACAGACTGGAGATCCTTTGTTGCAAAGACCAGATGGAACTTTACCTACCCAGGTGGATAGGTTGCGTCAAACAGTGCGAGGCAACGCGAGCGGTAGTGATTCTGAAGGAAGCAGTGTGAGCTCAGAGGGGACGAGTCTAAGCGCTCTAGTTGCGCGTGAACTGCAAGAGAAAGCTCCAACAGTGAAGTCTGCTCCTGTTGTAGTCCCACCAATGGCATTGCCCGTCTTCAAGGAGGACGATTTCCCGCCACTAAGTAGCTCCGAGTCTGAAGGGCCTGGTTCACCTCCGCGGCCAACTGCGACAACAAACGCGACGAAACCCAACGACGGCAGGCAGGAGAGACATGATGTACCCAGGAAGCCTGGAGACGGGCCTGATTCTTTCGGGCCGCAAGGCATTTCAACTCTTCGCGCTAGTGAACTATTGAGAGAATCCGCTGCGATTCGTGGCCGTGGGCGCGCCGGAGCTCTGTTGCGTCACGCCAATATGCCTGCTCTTCGTCTTCCAACAGAGGACGGTCCATTAAGGGGTGGCTATGAGAACCCAAAGCAGACCAAGGCCAAGGAATTTTATTTCCCTTCTGACGACGAGCTTATGGCAGCACCGGAAATTATCCCTGTCCCCAAGCATCAAATCAGCGGAGGAACTCAAGTTAGGGTCAGGCAAACGTGA